One window of the Sparus aurata chromosome 17, fSpaAur1.1, whole genome shotgun sequence genome contains the following:
- the ubr5 gene encoding E3 ubiquitin-protein ligase UBR5 isoform X5, which translates to MTSIHFVVHPLPGTEDQLNDRLREVSEKLNKYSYNSHPHLSLLEQATLKQCVVGPNHAGFLLEDGRVCRISFAVQPDRLELSKPDGSDGSKLSSGSGTGRSSRPGRTSDPPWFLSGSDTLGRLAGNTLGSRWSSGVNGGSGGGGSGGGAGGGGAGGGSSGGGGSGGGGGGGGTSGRSSTAARDSRRQTRVIRTGRDRGSGLLGSQPQPVIPASVIPEELITQAQVVLQGKSRSVIIRELQRTNLDVNLAVNNLLSRDDEDGDDGDDTASESYLPGEDLMSLLDADIHSAHPSVIIDADAMFSEDISYFGYPSFRRSSLSRLGSSRVLLLPLERDSELLRERESVLRLRERRWLDGASFDTERGSTSREGEPSLDKKSIPVQSPVSLGEELQWWPDKDGVKFVSIGAMFSELVAVSSKGELYQWKWSEPEPYRNAQNPSIHHPRVSFLGLANEKITLLSANSIRATVATETNKVATWVDDTLSTVASKLEHSAQAFPELQGERMVSLHCCALYTCAQLENSLYWWGVVPFSQRKKMLEKARAKNKKPKSSAGISSIPNITVGTQVCLRNNPLYHAGAVAFSVSAGIPKVGVLLESVWNMNDSCRFQLRSPESLKNMEKTTKTQEIKTESKPELVKTEMGPPPSPASTCSDTSSIASSASLPYKRRRSTPAPKEEEKVNEEQWPLREVVFVEDVKNVPVGKVLKVDGAYVAVKFPGTSSSMSNQSTAAPTDSDPSSLLQDCRLLRIDELQVVKTGGTPKVPDCFQRTPKKLCIPEKAEILAVNVDSKGVHAVLKTGNWVRYCIFDLATGKAEQENNFPTSNLAFLGQSERNVAIFTAGQESPIILRDGNGTIYPMAKDCMGGIRDPDWLDLPPINSLGMGVHSLANLPSNSTIKKKAAIIIMAVEKQTLMQHVLRCDYEACRQYLVNLEQAFLLDQGSQALGALLDHRCDGNRNILHAAVSVCFPVSNKETKEEEEAERSERNTFAERLSAVEAIANAISVVSSNSSGNRTGSSSSRGLRLREMMRRSLRAAGLGRHESGPSSSDHQDPVSPPIAPPSWVPDPPPMDPDGDIDFILAPAVGSLTTASTGTSQGPSTSTIPGPSTESSVVESKDRKANAHLILKLMCDSVVLRPHLRELLSAKDARGMTPFMLAVSGRAYPAAITVLEAAQKMAKVGDPGIAEKEDADSVFMEMICPSGTNPDDSPLYVLCCNDTCSFTWTGAEHINQDIFECRTCGLLESLCCCTECARVCHKGHDCKLKRTSPTAYCDCWEKCKCKTLIAGQKAARLDLLYRLLTTTNLVTTPNSRGEHILLFLVQTVARQSVEHCQYRPPRIREDRNRKAANAEDSDMPDHDLEPPRFAQLALERVLQDWNALKSMIMFGSQENKDPLSASSRIAHLLPEEQVYLNQQSGTIRLDCFTHCLIVKCAPDITFIDTLLGTLVKELQNKYTPGRREEAVNVTRRFLRSVARVFVILSVEMASSKKKNNFIPQPIGKCRRVFQALLPYAVEELCNVAESLIVPVRMGIARPTAPFTLASTSIDAVQGSEELFSVEPLPPRPSPDQSSSSSQTAASYIIRNPQPRRSSQSQPARGRDEEQDDIVSADVEEVEVVEGVAGEEDHHDDQEEQGEENAEAEGQHDEHDEDGSDMELDLLAAAETESDSESNHSNQDNASGRRSVVTAATAGSEAGSRVSLAFPIFGASSVPAFFSEDDSQSNDSSDSDSSSSQSDDVDQETFLLDEPLERTTSASHANSAAQAPRSMQWAVRNTPSQRATGSAPTSSSTPAASSTGLIYIDPTNLRRSSAISSSAAAAAAALEASNSSSYLTSASSLARAYSIVIRQISDLMSLIPKYNHLVYSQYPAAVKLTYQDAVNLQNYVEEKLIPTWNWMVSIMDSTEAQLRYGSALSSAGDPGHPSHPLHASQHSARRERMTAREEASLRTLEGRRRAATLLTARQGMMSARGDFLNYALSLMRSHNDEHSDVLPVLDVCSLKHVAYVFQALIYWIKAMNQQTTLDTPQMDRKRNREILELGLDNEDSEHENDEDTNQSSTLQDKDEDPVPAETGQNHPFFRRSDSMTFLGCIPPNPFDVPLAEAIPLADQPHLLQPLLLQPNARKEDLFGRPSQGLYSSSYMATKGLAEASMDRNCLEVNMGSSLPSPSQILPTKMSYSANLKNVMSMETGQRSTGNQSLAEQELEASKPGPSPHDLAAQLKSSLLAEIGLTESDGPPLPSFRPHCSFMGMMISHDMLLGRWRLSLELFGRVFMEDVGAEPGSILTELGGFEVKESKFRREMEKLRNLQSRDLALEVDRDRDQLIQQTMRQLNTHFGRRCTTTPMAVHRVKVTFKDEPGEGSGVARSFYTAIALALLSNDKLPNLDCVQSVSKGMQASNLMQRLRNRDRERERRSGGLRAGSRRDRDRDSRRQLSIDTRPFRPSSEGNPSDEPDPLPAHRQALGERLYPRVHAMQPAFASKITGMLLELSPAQLLLLLASEDSLRARVEEAMELLIAHGRENGADSILDLGLLEAPEKAQQQENRKRHGSTRSVVDMELDDPDDGDDNAPLFYQPGKRGFYSPRPGKNTEARLNCFRNIGRILGLCLLQNELCPITLNRHVIKVLLGRKVNWHDFAFFDPVMYESLRQLIRHSQAGEADAVFAAMDLAFAIDLCKEEGAGQVELLSGGVNMPVTPLNVYEYVRKYAEHRMLVVAEQPLHAMRKGLLDVLPKNALEDLTAEDFRLLVNGCGEVNVQMLISFTSFNDESGENAEKLLQFKRWFWSIVEKMSMTERQDLVYFWTSSPSLPASEEGFQPMPSITIRPPDDQHLPTANTCISRLYVPLYSSKQILKQKLLLAIKTKNFGFV; encoded by the exons ATGACATCTATACACTTCGTGGTTCACCCGCTGCCCGGGACCGAGGATCAGCTCAATGACAG gCTCCGTGAAGTTTCAGAGAAACTCAACAAATACAGCTACAACAG TCATCCACATcttagtctgctggagcaggccaccttaaaacagtgtgttgtcGGTCCAAACCATGCTGGATTTCTCCTTGAG GATGGGCGCGTGTGTCGAATCAGCTTTGCTGTCCAGCCTGATCGCCTGGAGCTCAGCAAACCGGATGGCAGCGATGG TTCAAAGTTGAGCAGTGGTTCAGGGACAGGAAGGAGCTCCAGGCCAGGCAGGACTAGTGATCCGCCCTGGTTCCTGTCTGGCTCTGACACACTTGGCAGACTGGCAGGCAACACCCTTGG GAGTCGCTGGAGCTCTGGCGTTAACGGAGGcagtggaggaggtgggagtggaggaggagcagggggaggtggagcaggaggtggcagcagtggaggaggtggaagtgGAGGTGGAGGCGGTGGTGGAGGCACGTCAGGCAGGTCATCAACAGCAGCTCGTGATTCCCGTCGACAGACCAGGGTGATCCGTACAGGAAGGGACCGTGGCTCAGGACTTCTAGGTAGCCAGCCTCAGCCTGTCATACCAGCTTCTGTCATCCCCGAAGAGCTCATTACTCAG GCCCAAGTAGTTCTTCAGGGGAAGTCCAGGAGTGTGATCATTAGGGAACTCCAGAGGACCAACCTGGATGTCAACCTCGCCGTCAACAACCTGCTGAGCcgtgatgatgaagatggagaTGATGGAGACGACACGGCCAGCGAGTCCTACCTCCCAGGAG AGGACCTGATGTCCCTGTTGGATGCAGACATTCACTCAGCTCATCCCAGTGTGATTATTGATGCTGATGCCATGTTCTCTGAGGACATCAGCTACTTTGGCTACCCCTCTTTTAGACGTTCATCACTGTCACGCCTGGGATCCTCCAGAG TTCTCCTTCTTCCCTTAGAGCGCGACTCAGAGCTGTTGCGTGAGCGTGAGTCTGTATTGAGGTTACGTGAGCGCCGGTGGCTGGATGGGGCCTCGTTCGACACAGAGCGAGGCTCCACCAGCCGTGAAGGCGAGCCCAGCTTGGACAAGAAGAGCATCCCGGTCCAGAGCCCTGTCTCCTTGGGAGAGGAGCTCCAGTGGTGGCCTGACAAG GATGGTGTGAAGTTTGTGAGCATCGGAGCAATGTTCTCAGAGCTGGTGGCAGTCAGCTCCAAAGGAGAGCTTTATCAGTGGAAGTGGAGTGAACCTGAGCCCTACAGGAATGCCCAG AATCCTTCCATTCATCACCCACGTGTGTCCTTCCTGGGCCTGGCCAATGAGAAGATCACCTTATTGTCTGCCAATAGCATCAGAGCCACTGTAGCTACAGAGACCAACAAG GTGGCCACCTGGGTGGATGACACACTGAGCACAGTAGCCTCTAAGCTGGAGCACAGTGCTCAGGCTTTCCCTGAGCTGCAGGGGGAACGTATGGTGTCACTGCACTGCTGTGCTCTCTACACATGTGCACAGCTTGAGAATAGCCTCTACTGGTG GGGTGTTGTGCCTTTTAGTCAACGGAAGAAGATGCTTGAAAAGGCCAGAGCCAAGAACAAAAAGCCAAAGTCCAGCGCTGGCATCTCCTCGATACCCAACATCACCGTGGGAACACAG GTGTGCTTGAGGAATAACCCCCTCTACCATGCTGGTGCAGTGGCCTTTTCTGTCAGTGCTGGGATTCCCAAAGTGGGCGTCCTGTTGGAGTCCGTCTGGAACATGAACGACAGTTGCAGGTTCCAGCTACGCTCGCCAGAGAGCCTCAAGAACATGGAGAAGACCACTAAGACCCAGGAAATCAA GACGGAAAGCAAGCCGGAGCTGGTTAAGACTGAGATGggtcctcctccatccccagcATCTACCTGCAGTGATACCTCTTCCATTGCTAGCAGTGCCTCACTGCCCTACA AGCGAAGGCGTTCTACTCCAGCTcccaaagaagaagagaaggtgAATGAGGAACAGTGGCCCCTCAGGGAGGTGGTGTTTGTGGAGGATGTCAAAAATGTCCCCGTGGGAAAG GTGCTTAAAGTGGATGGTGCGTATGTTGCTGTGAAGTTTCCAGGGACATCAAGCAGCATGAGCAACCAGAGCACTGCTGCTCCCACTGATTCAGACCCATCATCACTGTTACAGGACTGTAGGCTCCTCAGAATAGATGAGTTGCAG GTGGTCAAAACTGGTGGGACTCCTAAAGTTCCTGATTGTTTTCAGCGCACACCTAAAAAGCTCTGTATCCCAGAAAAGGCAGAGATTCTGGCAGTAAATGTTGACTCCAAAG gAGTCCATGCAGTTCTGAAAACTGGTAACTGGGTAAGGTACTGTATCTTTGACCTGGCCACAGGCAAAGCTGAACAGGAGAATAACTTCCCCACTAGCAACCTGGCCTTCCTGGGGCAGAGTGAGCGCAATGTTGCCATCTTCACTGCAGGACAG GAATCTCCCATCATCCTCCGAGATGGAAATGGCACAATCTACCCTATGGCCAAGGACTGCATGGGTGGAATACGAGATCCTGATTGGTTGGACCTGCCACCTATTAACAGCCTGGGAATGGGGGTGCACTCTCTGGCCAATCTCCCATCTAACTccacaattaaaaagaaagctGCTATTATTATCATGGCTGTTGAG AAACAGACGCTGATGCAGCATGTCCTGCGTTGTGACTATGAGGCGTGTCGGCAGTACCTGGTGAACCTTGAGCAGGCTTTCCTCTTGGATCAGGGCAGTCAGGCCCTTGGAGCGCTTCTTGATCATCGCTGTGATGGAAATCGCAACATCCTCCATGctgctgtctctgtctgctTCCCTGTCAGTAACAAGGAGACCAAAGAGGAGGAAG AAGCTGAAAGGTCTGAGAGGAATACATTTGCAGAACGTCTGTCTGCTGTGGAGGCAATTGCCAATGCCATCTCTGTGGTTTCAAGCAACAGTTCTGGGAACAGGACTGGCTCCTCCAGTAGCAGAGG GCTTCGTCTGAGGGAGATGATGCGGAGATCTCTAAGAGCAGCAGGCCTCGGCCGTCATGAGTCTGGCCCTTCATCCAGTGACCACCAGGACCCTGTGTCACCACCCATTGCCCCACCGAGTTGGGTCCCTGACCCCCCACCAATGGACCCTG ATGGTGACATAGACTTCATTCTAGCACCAGCTGTGGGTTCACTCACCACTGCCTCCACTGGGACCAGCCAGGGACCGAGCACTTCTACTATACCAG GGCCATCCACTGAGTCATCTGTGGTCGAATCTAAAGACAGGAAGGCCAACGCCCACCTCATCCTAAAGCTGATGTGTGACAGTGTTGTTCTGAGGCCACACCTACGGGAGCTGCTCTCTGCCAA GGATGCCCGTGGAATGACCCCATTCATGCTGGCAGTCAGTGGGCGAGCCTACCCGGCAGCTATCACTGTGCTGGAGGCTGCTCAGAAAATGGCAAAGG TTGGTGACCCTGGCATTGCCGAGAAGGAGGATGCAGATTCTGTGTTCATGGAAATGATTTGCCCCTCGGGGACCAACCCAGACGATTCACCCCTCTATGTCCTCTGCTGCAATGACACCTGCAGTTTCACTTGGACTGGAGCTGAGCACATTAACCAG GATATCTTTGAGTGTCGTACCTGTGGTCTGCTCgagtccctctgctgctgcactgaaTGTGCAAGAGTGTGTCACAAAGGACATGACTGCAA GCTGAAGAGGACATCCCCCACAGCATACTGTGACTGTTGGGAGAAATGCAAGTGTAAAACGCTGATTGCCGGCCAGAAGGCTGCTCGCCTGGATCTGCTGTACAGGTTACTCACAACCACTAACCTGGTCACGACACCAAACAGCAG GGGAGAGCATATATTACTGTTTCTGGTGCAGACTGTTGCAAGGCAGAGTGTTGAGCACTGCCAGTACAGACCACCACGTATTAGAGAAGACAGGAACCGCAAGGCTGCTAATGCAGAAG ACTCGGATATGCCAGACCATGACCTAGAACCTCCCCGCTTTGCTCAGCTGGCTCTGGAGAGGGTCCTGCAGGACTGGAATGCCCTCAAGTCTATGATCATGTTTGGTTCTCAAGAGAATAAAGATCC ACTTAGTGCCAGCAGCAGAATTGCCCACCTCCTGCCTGAAGAGCAGGTCTACTTGAATCAGCAGAGTGGCACCATTCGCCTTGACTGTTTCACCCACTGCCTCATTGTCAAGTGTGCTCCTGACATCACT TTCATAGACACCTTACTGGGTACTCTAGTAAAGGAGCTGCAGAACAAATACACTCCCGGCCGGAGAGAGGAGGCAGTCAATGTCACCAGAAGGTTCCTACGCTCTGTAGCCCGGGTGTTCGTGATCCTCAGTGTGGAGATGGCCTCATCCAAGAAGAAAAA CAACTTCATCCCCCAGCCCATTGGGAAATGTCGGAGAGTTTTCCAAGCTCTGCTACCGTATGCTGTGGAGGAGCTGTGTAATGTTGCAGAGTCACTGATTGTTCCGGTGCGAATGGGCATAGCAAGACCTACAGCTCCATTCACGTTGGCCAGCACCAGTATTGATGCTGTTCAGGGCAGTGAAGAGCTCTTCTCTGTTGAGCCTCTGCCTCCGAGACCCTCACCAGATCAGTCCAGCAG TTCCAGCCAAACAGCTGCctcttatatcatcaggaaCCCCCAGCCACGGCGCAGCAGCCAGTCTCAGCCTGCCAGAGGAAGAGACGAGGAGCAGGATGACATCGTATCAGCAGATGTGGAAGAG gttgAAGTTGTAGAGGGAGTAGCAGGTGAAGAAGACCATCATGACGACCAAGAGGAACAGGGAGAGGAAAATGCAGAGGCAGAAGGGCAGCATGATGAGCACGATGAGGATG GAAGTGACATGGAGCTGGACCTGCTggctgcagctgaaacagagaGCGACAGTGAAAGTAACCACAGCAATCAGGATAATGCTAGTGGCCGCAGGAGCGTCGTCACAGCAGCCACCGCTGGCTCTGAAGCAG GCAGTAGGGTGTCCTTGGCATTTCCTATTTTTG gTGCCAGCAGTGTCCCTGCCTTCTTTTCAGAGGACGACTCCCAGTCTAATGACTCCAGTgactcagacagcagcagcagtcagagcGACGATGTTGACCAGGAGACGTTCCTTTTAGACGAGCCCCTTGAAAGGACGACCAGCGCCTCCCATGCCAACAGTGCAGCCCAGGCTCCTCGCTCCATGCAGTGGGCTGTTAGAAACACCCCCAGCCAGAGGGCCACAGGAAGTGCTCCCACCAGCTCCTCAACACCAGCTG CAAGCTCCACAGGCCTGATATATATTGACCCTACAAACCTACGTCGCTCCAGCGCTATCAGCTctagtgctgctgctgcggcaGCAGCTCTGGAGGCCAGCAACTCCAGCAGCTATCTGACATCTGCCAGCAGCCTAGCCAGGGCCTACAGCATTGTCATCAGACAGATCTCAGACCTCATGAGTCTGATTCCCAAGTACAACCATCTAGTCTACTCACAGTACCCTGCTGCTGTTAAGCTCACTTACCAGGATGCAGTCAACTTGCAG AACTATGTCGAAGAAAAGCTGATTCCCACATGGAACTGGATGGTGTCCATCATGGATTCTACAGAGGCTCAGTTGCGGTATGGCTCAGCCCTGTCATCTGCTGGAGACCCGGGCCACCCCAGTCACCCACTTCACGCCTCTCAGCACTCTGCTCGGAGGGAGCGCATGACTGCACGTGAGGAGGCCAGCCTCCGCACTCTGGAAGGacgcag gaGAGCAGCTACCCTGCTGACAGCTCGTCAGGGCATGATGTCGGCACGGGGCGACTTCCTGAACTACGCCTTATCACTGATGCGCTCCCACAATGATGAGCACTCTGATGTGCTTCCTGTGCTCGACGTGTGCTCACTGAAACATGTAGCATATGTTTTCCAGGCTCTTATCTACTGGATTAAGGCCATGAACCAACAGACCACTTTGGATACCCCACAGATGGACAGAAAGAG GAATCGCGAGATTTTGGAACTTGGTTTGGACAATGAGGATTCTGAACATGAGAACGATGAGGACACCAATCAGA GTTCAACTCTGCAGGACAAGGATGAGGACCCGGTTCCAGCTGAAACGGGTCAGAACCACCCTTTCTTCCGGCGCTCTGACTCCATGACCTTCCTGGGCTGCATCCCACCTAACCCCTTCGATGTCCCCCTGGCTGAGGCCATTCCACTGGCAGACCAGCCCCACCTCCTGCAG CCTCTTCTCTTGCAGCCCAATGCCAGGAAGGAGGATCTGTTTGGTCGTCCCTCTCAGGGTTtgtactcctcctcctacaTGGCAACCAAAGGCCTGGCTGAGGCAAGCATGGACAGGAACTGCCTGGAGGTAAACATGGGCTCCTCTCTACCCTCCCCCTCTCAG ATCCTGCCCACTAAGATGTCTTACTCAGCCAACCTTAAGAATGTGATGAGTATGGAAACTGGCCAGAGGAGCACTGGGAACCAGTCACTTGCGGAACAGGAGCTGGAGGCTTCAAAACCGGGTCCTTCACCCCATGACCTCGCTGCCCAGCTGAAGAGCAGCCTTCTTGCAGAGATTGGCCTCACTGAGAGCGATGGACCTCCTCTGCCATCATTCAG ACCTCACTGTAGTTTCATGGGGATGATGATTTCACATGACATGCTACTAGGTCGCTGGCGTCTGTCACTGGAGCTCTTTGGTCGTGTCTTCATGGAGGATGTTGGAGCTGAACCTGGATCG ATCCTCACAGAGTTGGGTGGTTTTGAAGTAAAGGAATCCAAGTTCCGTCGGGAGATGGAGAAGCTGAGGAATCTGCAGTCCCGTGACCTGGCCCTGGAGGTGGATCGGGACCGAGACCAGCTAATACAGCAGACCATGCGTCAGCTAAACACGCACTTTGGCAGGCGTTGCACAACCACACCCATGGCCGTGCATCGGGTGAAGGTTACCTTTAAAGATGAGCCGGGCGAAGGCAGCGGCGTGGCCCGCAGCTTCTACACAGCCATCGCCCTGGCCCTCCTCTCCAACGATAAGCTGCCCAACCTTGACTGTGTTCAGAGTGTCAGCAAGGGCATGCAGGCCAGCA ATCTAATGCAGCGCTTGAGAAACAGAGAtcgggaaagagagagaagaagtggAGGGCTTCGAGCAGGATCTCGGAGAGATCGAGACAG AGACTCGAGGAGGCAGCTGTCCATAGATACCAGGCCTTTCAGGCCTTCATCAGAGGGAAACCCCAGTGATGAGCCCGACCCCCTGCCTGCACACAGACAAGCCCTGGGTGAAAGGCTCTACCCACGTGTTCACGCAATGCAACCG gCGTTTGCCAGTAAAATCACAGGCATGTTGCTGGAGCTGTCCCCTGCCcaactgctgctgttgctggcTAGTGAGGATTCTCTCCGGGCCAGGGTAGAGGAGGCCATGGAGCTTCTCATCGCACATGGAAG GGAAAATGGTGCTGACAGCATATTGGACTTGGGTCTCCTGGAGGCTCCAGAGAAAGCACAA CAGCAGGAGAACCGTAAGCGTCATGGCTCAACACGCAGTGTGGTTGACATGGAGCTGGACGACCCAGATGACGGTGACGACAACGCTCCTCTCTTCTACCAGCCTGGGAAACGAGGCTTCTACTCTCCTCGACCTGGCAAGAATACAGAGGCCAGACTGAACTGCTTCCGTAACATTGGCAG GATATTGGGGTTATGTCTGCTTCAGAATGAACTCTGTCCAATCACATTGAACAGACATGTCATCAAAGTGCTGCTTGGAAGGAAG GTGAACTGGCATGATTTTGCCTTCTTTGACCCGGTCATGTATGAGAGCCTGCGGCAGCTGATCCGCCATTCTCAGGCTGGTGAAGCAGATGCAGTATTTGCTGCGATGGACCTGGCCTTCGCCATTGACCTCTGTAAAGAGGAGGGAGCTGGACAG GTGGAGCTTCTGTCTGGTGGAGTCAACATGCCAGTAACTCCCCTCAACGTGTATGAGTATGTGAGGAAGTACGCAGAGCACAGAATGCTGGTGGTGGCTGAGCAGCCTCTTCAT GCAATGAGGAAGGGTTTGCTAGATGTACTCCCTAAGAACGCCCTGGAGGACTTGACGGCTGAGGACTTCAGGCTGCTGGTCAACGGCTGTGGAGAAGTCAACGTCCAGATGCTCATTAGCTTCACTTCTTTCAATGATGAATCTG GGGAAAATGCAGAAAAGCTACTGCAGTTTAAACGCTGGTTTTGGTCCATAGTGGAGAAGATGAGCATGACTGAGAGGCAAGATCTG GTGTACTTCTGGACCTCCAGCCCTTCTCTGCCTGCCAGCGAGGAGGGCTTCCAGCCGATGCCCTCCATCACCATCCGGCCTCCAGATGACCAGCACCTCCCCACAGCCAATACCTGCATCTCACGTCTCTACGTGCCACTCTATTCTTCAAAACAGATACTCAAACAGAAACTCCTGCTAGCCATTAAGACCAAGAATTTTGGTTTTGTGTAG